The segment GCACCGTCGGGAAGGTGGTGACGGTGGAATCGACGTCGATATGCTCGTCGAAATAATAGGCGCCGAGGATATAGGTCAGCCCGCCGAACTTGCCCGTCAGGTTCAGCTCCTCCGAGAACTGATGCTGCTTCTCATATTGGTCGGTGCGGCGGATGTTCAGCGCCGTGCCGTCGGTGTCGCCGGCCTGGACGAGCCGGTTGGCGCGGTAGGCGGTGAGCGACTTGAGCTTGGCGGCGTCGCCGAAGTCGTAATTGATCTCGGCCGCCGCGCCCGATTGCTTGCGGTTGGCCTTCGGGCGGATGTTGAGCGCGACCTTGCGATAATCGCCCAGCACGCTGTTGGCCAGCGGATCGGCGGTCGTCTGGAGCAGCTTCACATAGCCCGCGAGCGCGTCGTTCGAATGGAGATAGTCGCCGCGCAGGATGATCTCCAGCGGCTCCGACGGGGTGAAGCGGAGCTGGCCGCGCGCGCCGAACGTGCGTTCGTTGTCCGCATCGCCGATGCCCGGGACGACGTTCTTCAGATAGCCGTCGCGGCGGCTGCCGATGAGCGAGATCGACCCGTCGACCTTGCCCTTGACCAGCGGCCCGCTGACATAGCCCTCGGCCCGCGCGAAATTATAGTTGCCGTAGGTCAGCTGGGCCTTGGCGGCGAACTCGTCGGTCGGCTTGCGGCTGATGACGTTGATCGTGCCGCCCACCGAGTTGCGGCCGTAGAGCGTGCCCTGCGGCCCGCGCAGCACCTCGATCCGCTCGACGTCGAGGAAGTTGGAGAGATAGCTGGCGGGGCGCGCCAGATAGACGCCGTCGAGATGGATCGTCGACGATGGGTCCGAACCGCCGAACACGTTGTTCGAGCCGATGCCGCGGATATAGACCTGCGAGAAGGACGCATTCTGCGTCACCTGCAGGTTCGGCGTGAGCGAGGCCAGGTCGCGCACGTCCTTGATCCCGGTCGCCTCCAGCGCCGGGGCGCTGAACGCGGTGATCGCGAGGGGCGTGTCCTGCAGGCGGGTCGCGCCCGTCTTGTTGGCCGTGACGAGGATGTCGCCATAGGCGTCCGAACCGTCCGCTCCCGCGGTTGCCTGTGCCTGGACGCTCCCAGCCGAAAGTGCGGTGCCGAGCAGTAGCGCGCTTGCGATAATCTTCATCCTGTCCCCTTTCCCGATGCAGGCCGGGGCTGGCCATGATTTGGCTCAGCACGAATCGGAATTAATCA is part of the Rhizorhabdus wittichii RW1 genome and harbors:
- a CDS encoding TonB-dependent receptor (PFAM: TonB-dependent receptor; TonB-dependent receptor, plug); translated protein: MKIIASALLLGTALSAGSVQAQATAGADGSDAYGDILVTANKTGATRLQDTPLAITAFSAPALEATGIKDVRDLASLTPNLQVTQNASFSQVYIRGIGSNNVFGGSDPSSTIHLDGVYLARPASYLSNFLDVERIEVLRGPQGTLYGRNSVGGTINVISRKPTDEFAAKAQLTYGNYNFARAEGYVSGPLVKGKVDGSISLIGSRRDGYLKNVVPGIGDADNERTFGARGQLRFTPSEPLEIILRGDYLHSNDALAGYVKLLQTTADPLANSVLGDYRKVALNIRPKANRKQSGAAAEINYDFGDAAKLKSLTAYRANRLVQAGDTDGTALNIRRTDQYEKQHQFSEELNLTGKFGGLTYILGAYYFDEHIDVDSTVTTFPTVRANFSPTINTKAWAGFAQGNYALTDQLSLTAGIRYTRERKRFDQVATNFDFATGLPLATYPRTYSTAGTYKAWTPKFGIEFRPTDGVLLFASATRGFKSGGFNFASANPAQGFAPETLWSYEAGAKLDLFDRKLRLNGTYFHYDYKGLQVQSFLTPGVIDITNASDATVDGVEIEAEAHPTDWLQLGANLAYLDAVYKNYTSALKPGNIVFDASGNRLNLSPRWSYTLYAQADVPVGDGAFFARGEYSHRTRQYFTAINGGLDQQAGYGLINASIGYTLPGDHIQFLLFGRNLADKEYVTSTASFASGIVGRVGEPRTYGIRAVFKY